CCAGGCACCAGTCGTCACTAATTCTTGTGCTTCGATCTGCGCCGTTTCCAATGCGCGGTAATCGGCTACTGGATCAGCGACTTTGAATTCAGGCATCCCTGACTGTTTTTCACCGAGCACATCCCCTGGGCCACGCAACTCCAGATCTTTTTGCGATACCTGAAAACCATCAGTAGTCGCCACCATTGTTTCCATTCGCTCAATACCATTTTGATTTTTAGGATCGGCCACTAGGATACAAAAGGATGCTTCTTGTCCCCGACCAATCCGTCCGCGCAGCTGGTGCAACTGGGATAAACCAAAACGATCGGCATCAAAAATCAGCATTGCGGTGGCATTAGGTACATCCACACCGACTTCGATCACTGTGGTTGCCACCAAGACTTGAAACTCGTTGGCTTTAAACGCCTGCATAATTTGATCTTTATCTTCATTTTTCAGCTGACCATGAAGCAAGCCAACCTGATAAGTCGGCGCAAAAGCTGCCTGCATTTTCGCAAAGACGGCTTGAGCATTTTTCAAGTCCATACTCTCTGATTCCTCAATCAACGGCGTGACCACGTAAGCTTGGCGGCCTTTAGCTAATTCTTTTTGAATAAAGCTTAACGCATTGGCCACTTGGTTACCCCGGATCCAACTTGTTTTGATTGGGATTCGGCCAGCCGGTAATTCATCGATGGTTGAGACATCCATTTCGCCAAATGCGGTGATTGCTAGCGTCCGTGGAATTGGTGTTGCCGTCATTGCTAAAATATCCGGCCGATAGCCTTTTTCACGCAAAACACGGCGCTGATTGACCCCAAAACGATGTTGTTCATCAGTAATCGCCAAACCTAATTTGGCAAAGTCAACGCCATCCTGGATCAACGCGTGTGTACCGATGATCAAGTCGATCTTACCAGCAGCCAAATCGCTGAGGATTGCTTGTCGCGCTTTGCCTTTGATTGAACCCGTTAATAAAGCTACTTGGACATCAAAATCAGCAAACAGCCGCTGTAAGTTCTTATAGTGCTGTTCCGCCAGAATTTCGGTTGGCGCCATCAGCGCTGCTTGATAACCAGCTGTAACTGCAGCATACATGACTAAGGCCGCAACGATCGTTTTACCACTACCAACATCACCTTGCAGCAATCGATTCATGTGCCGCGGGCTTTTTAAATCACGACAAATTTCATTGACAACTCTTTTTTGCGCTTTGGTCAACTCAAAC
This is a stretch of genomic DNA from Loigolactobacillus coryniformis subsp. coryniformis KCTC 3167 = DSM 20001. It encodes these proteins:
- the recG gene encoding ATP-dependent DNA helicase RecG, translating into MTSKSLLDPVAVLPGVGPKKVQALHELKINTINDLLHYFPFRYEDLKVKSLDEVIDQEKVTLKGVVVGPPVVSRFGRGKNRLNVRLLIDQAVIMVTFFNQPWLKDKFETGAEVAVYGKWDAKRKSMTGMKVLAIKNDTSPEFASIYSASKSIRQTTLVKLIRTAYDAYADLIVNILPQALIDKYRLVTERQVIHGMHFPKTQTEANAARRTAIFEEFFLFQMAIQLLKKREQAPEQGLALHYDNQKLRAFIQTLPFELTKAQKRVVNEICRDLKSPRHMNRLLQGDVGSGKTIVAALVMYAAVTAGYQAALMAPTEILAEQHYKNLQRLFADFDVQVALLTGSIKGKARQAILSDLAAGKIDLIIGTHALIQDGVDFAKLGLAITDEQHRFGVNQRRVLREKGYRPDILAMTATPIPRTLAITAFGEMDVSTIDELPAGRIPIKTSWIRGNQVANALSFIQKELAKGRQAYVVTPLIEESESMDLKNAQAVFAKMQAAFAPTYQVGLLHGQLKNEDKDQIMQAFKANEFQVLVATTVIEVGVDVPNATAMLIFDADRFGLSQLHQLRGRIGRGQEASFCILVADPKNQNGIERMETMVATTDGFQVSQKDLELRGPGDVLGEKQSGMPEFKVADPVADYRALETAQIEAQELVTTGAWQQPENRPLANYLAQQEQNYQNLD